From the Pseudodesulfovibrio indicus genome, the window GTCTTTTCCCGCCATCCGATCATCAATGTGGGCGGCATCGCCGAGGAAGTGGCCAAACACGCCGGGAGCGACGCAGCCGCCTGGCAGCTCGGCACGACCCGCGAGATTTCCCGCGAGCTGCACGTCATCCCGCTGACCATCACCTTGGGCTGACGCCCGAAGCGCGAGAAAAAAACGGCCCGGAGCAATCCGGGCCGTTTTTTTGCGTCCTGTGCCGGGTTGCCGGTCGGAGGCTAGTGCAGGGAGTCTATCTCCAGGGGCTCGCCCTTTTCCGGGGCCAGGCGCAGGGTCAGGGCGTCCTTGGCGCAGGACAGGGTGCACACCCCGCAGCCCATGCAGCGGTCCTCGCGGATGAACGCGCCGTTCTTGTCGAAGCCGATGGCCTTGAACTGGCACTTCTGGGCGCAGGTCCCGCAGCGGGTGCACTTGTCCTGGTCCACCACGGCCAGATAGCCCGACGAGCAGAGCATCTTGATGTCCATGGCGTGGGCCTTCATGGCCCCGCAGCAGCAGGAGCAGCAGTTGCAGATGGCGTAGAACCGGCCGAGCATGACGTCCTTGAAGAAGGCGTGGGACACGTGCCCGCGCGCCTGTTCGGCCCGGACGATCTCCACGGCCTCGTCCGCGGTGATGGCGCGGGTGCGGGAGGGGTGGTGCTCCAGCATGAAGGAGGCGAAGGGGTCGCCGATGAGCAGGCAGACGTCGATGGGCGTGCAGGGATTCTTCATCCCGGACCGGCAGGGGCAGTCCAGGAGGACGATCTTCTCCGGGTTTCCCAGGATGATCTCTCGGGCGCGGGTGTAGGGCAGGACGCTCTCCGGAATTTCCGTGTTCACCGGGCGGTCCAGCCGGATCAGCTTGGTGGCCTCGTTAAGGGGCAGGGGTTTGCCGTGGTAGGCATCGCCCCAGGTGGCCTTGTCCTGTCCCAGGTCCCCGGTTCGGCTCCGGGGGGAGTCCTTGAAGGGGTGCACCCGGTCGATGATGAAGATCAACGGCACCCAGAGCCAGCGCCACCAGGGGTCCTTGTCCCCGGCCAGGCCGATGTAGTGGTAGCACCAGCGGCCGTAGACGTAGCCGTGGATGAAGTCGAACAGGGACATGCCCTTGTCCCGGCAGGCGCGGTAGTAGTTCAGGGTCGATTGCTTGACGAAGGGAGGTCTCATGGCGGACTCTATTGTTGAAGGTGCAACGAGTATGGTGGGATTGTATCGTTTAAACCCGCGAAGTCAACATCTTGGCGGGCGACAATCCCGCTCCGTTCTGCTACACCGGTGGCGGAGGATGCGATGAGCGACGCGAGCGAAGACCTGAGAACGAGACTGGCCCGGGAACGGAACGACATGGCCAGGAACCGCACCCGGTTGGCCAACCGGCGGACCTTTCTGGCCTGGTGTCGGACCTCCCTGGCCTTCATGACCTTCGGCTTCCTGCTGGAGAAGGTGGACGCCTTCGTGGCCATGCAAAAGTTAACCGTGCCGCCCAAGGTCCTGACCGAGCTGGCGATGCTCGGCAAGTTCGCCTTCCTGGGCGGGCCGGTGCTCATGTTCTTCGCGGGCTGGCGCTACTACCGGCTGGAGAAGGAGCTCGGCTTCGATTCCGGCGATCTCTACGTGGTCCCGGAGATGCTCCTTTTCGGCGTCATCCTGGCCAGCGCGGTCATCTACCTGTTCATCTAGCCCGATCATGTTCCGAATCATCCTCCTCGGCGTCCTGGCCGCGCTCTTCTTTTCCTCGACCTTTGTCCTGAACCGGGCCATGAGCCTGGAAGGGGGCCACTGGGTGTGGTCCGCCTCTCTGCGCTATTTCTGGATGCTCGCCATGCTCCTCGGCTGGCTCGCGGCCACGGGTAAGGCCCGGCTGGCGCGGGAGTCCGTGGCCCTGTACCGGAGCCACTGGGTGTTCTGGACCGTGGCCGGGTCCATCGGTTTCGGGGTGTTCTACGCGCTGATTACCTTCAGTTCGGTGTTCGCGCCGGGCTGGGTGGTGGCCGCCACCTGGCAGACCACCATCCTGGCCACGCCGTTGGTGTTGCTCGGTTTCGGGCGCAGGGTGCCGCTCAAGGCCCTGGCCCTGACCGCGCTGATCTTCGCCGGGGTGGTCCTGGTCAACATCGAGCAGGCCACCCAGACCGGGCTGCGCGAGGTGCTCCTCGGCGCCCTGCCCGTGCTGGTGGCGGCCTTTGCCTATCCGCTCGGCAACCAGCTGGTCTGGGAGGCGCGGCGGGGCGAGAAAACGTACCTGCCCGCCATCGATCATCCGGCCATGGACGACCCGTTCTGCCGGGTGCTGCTCCTGACGCTCGGCTCCCTGCCCCTGTGGTTCGCGCTCATCCTCTTCACCGCGCCGCCGCTCCCGTCCATGGGCCAGCTGGCCCAGACCGCCGTTGTCGCCGCCTGTTCCGGGGTGATCGCCACCAGCCTGTTCCTGGTGGCCCGGCACACGGCCTCGTCCACGGCGGAACTGGCCGCCGCGGACTGCACGCAGTCCATGGAAGTGGTCTTTTCGCTGGTCGGGGAGGCGCTGCTCCTGGGCCACGTCATGCCCGGTCTGCTGGGTTGGCTCGGCATCGGCCTGACCATGGGCGGCCTGACCCTCTACATCACGGTGCAGAGCCGGAGTTAAAGAGTATAGTCACGAGAGATTCCGCTGCGTTTGCAGGGTGTTCCAACTGGCTGCGTTGTCGGGAAAAATGAATCTCGACGTAGCTCGACTACGCCTGCGATCCTTTTTTACCTTCCGCCTTGCCGCTTGAAATACAGTGCGAAACTCGCGTCGAAAATTTCGTCACGACACCCTCTAGCCCTCGGGCGGCATGTGGTGGAGGTGCTCCCCGGCAAAGCCGACGGTCACCTCGGCCCCGGCGTCCAGGCCCCGGCTGAGGACCATGTGCCGGTCCACCAGGGCTGTCAGCATCTGGTCGCCGCAGCGCACCGCCGCGGTCCAGGTGAATCCCTCGCGCTCCAGCCGCTCCACGGTTCCGTCCAACGTCTGCCATCCCTCGGGAAAATCGGTCTTGCAGCCCACGAAGGCGTCCTCGGGCCTGAGGGCCGCGAACCCGGCCTCACGGCGCGGGACTTCGGGCAGCCCGTCGAAGGTCCGCCCGGCAAAGGCGCACAGCCCGTTCGCATAGGTGGCCGGGAACACGTTGGTCATGCCCACGAAGGCGGCGGCGAACGGCGTGGCCGGACGGCGGAAGATGTTGGACACCGTGTCCTGCTGGTGCAGGACCCCGTCCTTGATGACCGCGCCGCGCTCGGCCAGGATCATGGCGTCCGTGAAGTCGTGGGTGACCATGAGGAAGGTGGTCCCGGTGGTTTGATGCACGGTCTGAAGGGTCCGGCGCAGCTCGCCCCGGAACTGCGGGTCCAGGGAGGAGAGCGGTTCGTCCAGCAGGACCACGTCCGGGCGGCAGGCCAGGGCGCGGGCCAGGGCCGTGCGCTGCTTCTCGCCGCCGGAAAGGTGTTCGGGCCGCCGGTTCTCCAGCCTCGACAGGCCCAGCTCGGCGAGCAGGGCGCGGGCCTCGCGCCGTCCCTCACGCCTGTCGATACCGTGATACCGCTGGCCGAACATGACGTTGTCCAGCACGGTCAGGTGCGGAAACAGGGCGTGGTCCTGGTAGACCAGGCTGACCCTGCGCTCCTCCGGGGCCAGCCGGGTGACGTCGCGTCCGTCGATCCGCACGGTCCCGCCGTCCGGGCGGAGCAGCCCGGCCACGGTCTCCAGGACCAGGGTCTTGCCCGACCCGGTGGAACCCATCAGGGCGAAGAATTCCCCCTTGCGCACGTGCAGGGAGACGCGGTCCAGGGTGAAGCCGGGCAGGTTGATGGTCAGGTCGGTGAGGCGGATCATGCGCGTTCCCCCTTGGGCAGGGACAGGGAGCGCAGGAGCAGGAAGAAGAGCATGCTGACCAGGATCAGGATGACGGCCACTGGCTGGGAGTACTTGAGGCCGTAGGCCGTGAACCGCTCGTACATGAGCACCGGCGCGATCATCGGGTGGTAGGCCACGATGATGATGGCCCCGAATTCCGACAGGGCGCGGGCCATGCACATGATCATGCCGACCAGCATGTAGCGCCAGCACAGGGGCAGGGTGACGCGGAAAAAGGTGGCCCCGGCCCCGGCCCCCAGGGAGCGCGAGACGTTCTCCAGCCGCCGGGGGATGGACTCCATGCCCGACTTGGCCGCGTTGACGTAGAAAGGCAGCCCCACGAACACGAGCACGGCCACGATGCCCGTGGTGGTGCCCATGATCTCCACGCCCATGGATTGCAGGAACGCGCCGAAGGCGGTGTTCGGGCTGGTCAGGCCGAGCAGGGCGATGCCCACCACCGGGTGGGGGATCATGATCGGCAGATCGACCAGGCTCTCGACCACCTTCTTGCCCGGAAATTCGTTGCGCGCCAGCAGATAGGCCAGCGGGGTGCCGAACACGAAGGCGATGGCCGCTGCCGCCGCCGAGGTGGACATGGACAGCCAGACCGAGCCGAGGACCTCGGCGTCGCCCAGGGTCTCGACGAACACCTCCCAGGTGGGGCCGGTCAGGGTGGTGGCCATGGGCACGCCGATGAACAGCAGCACCAGCGCGGCCGAGACGAGCATCCACCCCTGGAATATGCGGCCGGGGAGGGACCGCATGAAGCCGTTCCCTCCCCGTATTGTCGTTTCAGGCACCGGCTACTTGGCCACGGTGGCCAGGGGCTTCAGGGATTCGGGCAGCTTGTCCATGCCCGCCGCGCCAACGCGCACCGGAACGAACGGGGGCTGGCCCAGGTCCTTGAGGATCTTCAGTCCGCCCTCGGGCGAGAACAGGTAGGCCAGGAAGGCGTCGGCGGCCTCGGAGTTCGGGGCCTTGTCGAGCTTGGTGATGCCGTAGGTGATGGAGGAGCCCTTGCGCTCGATGAAGGTGCCGGGCTTGGAGCCGGTGACCTTGACCGTGGCCGAGGCGTAGAAGTCGTCCATGGTGTAGTCGCCGAGGTTCAGGTGGCTGTCCAGGGTGACGTACTTCAGGCCGTGCTGCACGGCCACGGAGAGGTATTCCCAGGCGTAGTCCATATGCCCGGACTGGAGCAGGGAGATCAGCTCCACGGACTTGGGCCGGACGTTCTTCTCGGGCCGGTTGGCCAGGAACTGGTCATAGAGGCCGGGCCGCTTGTAGAACTTCTCGGCCAGCTGCAGGACCATCAGGGAGCGGTAGCCGCAGGGATCGAGGTTGGGATCTGAGTGGCCCCAGACCACGCCGTCGCGGAGCAGGATGTCCGCCCAGTTGTCGGAAGTGATCTCATTGGCGAACTTGGACTGGTCCGTGTAGCACAGGACCATCTGGTTGGTGGCGAAGCGGATGTTCCAGGAGGCGAACTTGGGAATCAGGTTCTTGTCGATGACCACGTAGTCGGCCGAGGCCATGATGTCGGCGGGCTTGCCCACTTCCGAGATCATGCGGGCCATCTTGGTGGAGCCGCCGGACTCGCGCAGGACGTCCACCTTGGGGTACATGGCCTCGAAGTTCTTCTCGATGGCGTCGAAGGGAACGGACAGGGAACCGGCATGGAAGATGATCAGCTTGCCGGACGGCTCGGCCTGGACGTTCCCGGCCGCGACCAGCAGCCCCAGGGTCAGGGCCAGAGCCGCAAAAACTTTCGTGAAGCGAAAAGACATTTCATGTTCTCCTTGGCTTGTAAGGGTAGAAATATGTTTGGAACAACACAATACAGCCAAGAAGGATTTTGTGTCAATTGCCTAGTTAAATCATACTCTTAAAGTACGCAATTGGGTCACATTAGGCCCGTTGAGGAGGGGGTTGGGTCATTTCAGTCCCGGGTTTCGGCACAAAAAAAAGGCTGCGCCGAAACGCAGCCTTTTGATGGCGGTTCAAGGGATTCTAGTTCCCGTCCTTGGCCTTTTTCTTCTTTCCTTCCTCACGATGTCGCACCAGGGCGGAAAGCTCGGTTTTGCGCAGCCGGATGGACTTGGGGGTGACTTCGACCTCCTCGTCGTCCTTGATGAAGTTCAGGGCGTATTCCAGGGTCATGGGCTTGACCGGGGTCAGGACCACGGCCTCGTCCTTGCCCGAGGCGCGCATGTTGGTCAGCTTCTTTTCCTTGGCCGGGTTGACGTTGATGTCGTTCTCCCGGTTGTGCTCGCCGATGATCATGCCCTCGTAGCAGGGATCGCCGGGGACCACGAAGATGCGGCCGCGCGGCTCCAGGTTGAACAGGCCGTAGGCCACGGCCTTGCCGGAGCGGTCGGAGACCAGGGAGCCGGTGTACCGGGAGGTGAACTCGCCCCGGTATTCGCCGTACCCCTCAAGGTAGGAGTTCATGATGCCGGTGCCCTTGGTGTCGGTCAGGAATTCGTCGCGGTAGCCGATGAGGGCGCGGGCCGGGACCGAGAATTCGAGGCGCACGCGGCCGGTGCCGTGGTTGACCATGTTGGTCATGCGGCCCTTGCGGACCTGGATCTTCTCGGTGACGATGCCCATGAAGGCCTCGTCGCAGTCCACGTAGAGGTGCTCGATGGGCTCCAGGCGCTGGCCGTTCTCGTACTTGAAGATGACCTCGGGACGGCCCACGGAGAGCTCGAACCCCTCGCGGCGCATCTGCTCCACCAGGATGGCCATCTGGAACTCGCCGCGTCCCTTGACCAGGTAGGCGTCGCGGCCTTCGGTGTCCTCCACCTGGATGGCCACGTTGAGCAGGGTCTCCTTGTGGAGCCGCTCGCGGATCTTGTTGGTCTGGACCAGCTTGCCCTCCTGGCCCGCCAGGGGCGAGGTGTTGATGCCGAAGCGCATGGACACGGTGGGTTCGTCCACGGTGATGCGCGGCAACGCCTTGGGGGCTTCCTTGGTGCAGATGGTGTCGCCGATGTGCACGTCCTCGATGCCCGCGATGACGATGATGTCGCCGGGTTCGCAGGTCTCGGCGGGGACGACCTTGAGGCCGTCGTAGGTCTGGAGCTTGGTGACCTTCAGGGGCACGGTGCGGCCTCCGTCGGCGATGTTCAGCAGCTGGTCGTTGGACCGGGCCACGCCGTGGTGCACCTTGCCGATGGCCAGACGGCCCAGGTAGTCGGAGTACGAGAGGTCGGAGACGAGCATCTGGAACGGCTCCTCCGGGTCGTGGACCGGGCCGGGGACCTTGTCCACGATCATGTCGAGGAGGATGTGCAGGTTCTCGCCGCGCTCGTCCGGGGAGTCCATGGCGATGCCGTCGCGGCCGATGGCGTAGAGCAGGGGAAAGTCGAGTTGGTCTTCGCTGGCGTCCAGGTCGATGAACAGGTCGTAGATCTCGTTCAGCACCTCGTCCGGACGGGCGTCCTGGCGGTCGACCTTGTTGATGACGACCATCAGGGAGAGGCCCTGCTCCAGGGCCTTCTTGAGCACGAACCGGGTCTGGGGCAGCGGGCCCTCGGAGGCGTCCACCAGCAGGATGGCGCCGTCGGCCATGGACAGGGAACGCTCCACCTCGCCGCCGAAGTCGGCGTGGCCGGGGGTGTCGATGATGTTGATCTTGGTGTTCTTCCAGCTGATCGAACAGTTCTTGGCCGCGATGGTGATGCCGCGTTCGCGCTCCAGGTCCATGGAGTCCATGATGCGTTCGTCCACGTCCTGGCCGTCACGGAAGAGGCCGGACTGCTTGAACATGGCGTCCACCAGGGTGGTTTTGCCGTGGTCGACGTGGGCGATGATGGCGATATTGCGAAGCCGGTTGTTGTGTACCTTGTTGCTCATGAGTTCTCCGATAATAGGTAATAGGCGCACGCGCGCAGGGAAGCGGTTAACCGAAAGCGGCAGGGCTGGCAAGCGGAGATTTCGCGTCGGGTGCGTGAAGCGCATTGAATTTCTGGCCGGTTTGTATACAGTAAGCCGCAACCATCCTTAGTCTTACTCGAACGGAGAGCCCCATGGGTGACGCTTCCCCTTCCACCGGCAAGGTAATAACGACGGCGCTTATCGTCACCGGGAACATGGTTGGCGCGGGCATTCTGGCCCTGCCCATCAACCTGGGGCCTTCGGGGTTCCTGCCCGCCGTGCTCGGGGCCGTGGCCGTCTGGGCGATTATGACCTGCACCGGGATCATCATCGCGCGCCAGCCCTTTCTGGCCCAGAACAGCGACGCGGACCTGCCGACCTTTTTCGAGGAGGTCCTCGGTCCCGCCGGGAAATGGTTCTCGGTGGCCGCCAACCTGATCATCCTCTACGGGCTGCTCACCGCTTACCTCGCGGGCGTGGCCTCGGTGGCCGCCAGCTCGGTTCCGATCCATCTCCCGGATTGGGCGTGGCTGCTCCTCTATTTCTGCGCGGCGACCCTGCTCGCCTCCTTCGGCAGCGTGGTGATGCGCAAGGGCAACGCCGTGCTGATGACCGTCATGTGGCTGCTGTTCGGCGCGCTGCTGGTCCTGGTCGCCCCCCATTTCCGGGGCATGGACCTGCGGGCGGGCGATGTGCGTTTCTTCACCTCCGGGCTGCCCATCCTGGTCACGGCGTTCAATTTTCACAACGTGGTCCCGACCATCTGCCGGACCCTGAACAACGACCGCAGGGCCGTGACCAGGGCCATCTGGCTGGGGTCTGGCATCGGCGCGGCCATGACCCTGCTGTGGACCGTGGCGGTCATGTTCACGCTGCCCATGGAGGCCCCGGACGGCGTGTCCATCATCGCCGCCTTCAAGGCAGGCGTGCCCGCCACGGTGCCGCTCGTCCAGCTCATCCGGTCGCCGGTCTTCATCAAGGCGTCCATCGGGTTCGCCGTGGTGGCCATGACCACGTCCTACATGGCCACGGGCGTGGCCCTGGTCTCCTTTCTCAAGGACGTGGCCGGAAAGCGGGTCCGCTCCGGGGCGGTCATCTGGCTCATGGCCTTCATCCCGCCCATCGGCATCGGTCTTCTCTATCCGAACATCTTTCTGGAGGCCCTGAACATCGTGGGCGGCTTCGGCGTGGGCACCCTGTTCGGCATCCTGCCCGGCGTCCTGCTCATCCGGCAGGGCGAGGCCGGATCGCGGACCCGGCGCATGGGCTGGCTTCTGGTCAGCGCCTTCGCCTGCGTCCTGCTGGTGGAGCTGGCCCAGGAAACCGGCATGCTGGCCATCAACCCGGACGTGGAGTACTGGTCCGGCCATGTCTACCAATAAGGAATCAAGGCTATGAGCAAAGAACGAATCGAGCACGACAGCCTGGGCGAAGTGGCCGTTCCGGCGGACGCCTATTACGGGGTCCAGGCCCGGCGCGCCATGGACAACTTCCACATCTCCGGCATTCCCATGTCCCATTACCCCCGGCTCATCGACGCCCTGGCCTACGTCAAGATGGCCGCGGCCGAGGCCAACAGTTCATTGGGGATGCTGGACGAGGACAAGGCCAGGGCCATAGCCCGCGCCTGCGAGGAGATACTGTCCGGCAAGCTGCACGACCAGTTCGTGGTGGACGTCATGCAGGGCGGGGCCGGGACCTCGGCCAACATGAACGCCAACGAGGTCATCTGCAACCGCGCCCTGGAGCTCATGGGGTTCGCCAAGGGCGAATACGACAGGCTCCACCCGCTCAACGACGTGAACATGTCCCAGTCCACCAACGACGTGTACCCGTCCGCCCTGAACATCGCCCTGATCCTCGACATCCGCGAGCTGATCGACGCCATGGACGTGCTGCGCAAGGCGCTGAAGCGAAAGGGCGAGGAGTTTTCCGACGTGCTCAAGATGGGCCGCACCCAGCTCCAGGACGCCGTGCCCATGACCCTGGGGCAGGAGTTCTCGGCCTGGTCGGTGATGATCGGCGAGGACATGCAGCGCCTCGACGAGGCCCAACTCCTGGTCCACGAGATCAACATGGGGGCCACGGCCATCGGCACCGGCCTGAACTCCCACCCGGACTACGCCCGGACCGTGACCGAGAAGCTGGTCAAGTACACCACGCTCCAGCTCGTCTCCTCCCCGGACCTGGTGGAGGCCACCCAGGACACGGGCGTCTACGTGCAGCTCTCCGGCGTGCTCAAGCGCGCGGCCGTGAAGCTGTCCAAAATCTGCAACGACCTGCGGCTGCTCTCCAGCGGGCCGCGCTGCGGGCTGAACGAGATCAACCTGCCGCCCATGCAGCCCGGTTCGTC encodes:
- a CDS encoding aromatic amino acid transport family protein; this translates as MGDASPSTGKVITTALIVTGNMVGAGILALPINLGPSGFLPAVLGAVAVWAIMTCTGIIIARQPFLAQNSDADLPTFFEEVLGPAGKWFSVAANLIILYGLLTAYLAGVASVAASSVPIHLPDWAWLLLYFCAATLLASFGSVVMRKGNAVLMTVMWLLFGALLVLVAPHFRGMDLRAGDVRFFTSGLPILVTAFNFHNVVPTICRTLNNDRRAVTRAIWLGSGIGAAMTLLWTVAVMFTLPMEAPDGVSIIAAFKAGVPATVPLVQLIRSPVFIKASIGFAVVAMTTSYMATGVALVSFLKDVAGKRVRSGAVIWLMAFIPPIGIGLLYPNIFLEALNIVGGFGVGTLFGILPGVLLIRQGEAGSRTRRMGWLLVSAFACVLLVELAQETGMLAINPDVEYWSGHVYQ
- a CDS encoding ABC transporter permease → MRSLPGRIFQGWMLVSAALVLLFIGVPMATTLTGPTWEVFVETLGDAEVLGSVWLSMSTSAAAAAIAFVFGTPLAYLLARNEFPGKKVVESLVDLPIMIPHPVVGIALLGLTSPNTAFGAFLQSMGVEIMGTTTGIVAVLVFVGLPFYVNAAKSGMESIPRRLENVSRSLGAGAGATFFRVTLPLCWRYMLVGMIMCMARALSEFGAIIIVAYHPMIAPVLMYERFTAYGLKYSQPVAVILILVSMLFFLLLRSLSLPKGERA
- the wtpA gene encoding tungstate ABC transporter substrate-binding protein WtpA; its protein translation is MSFRFTKVFAALALTLGLLVAAGNVQAEPSGKLIIFHAGSLSVPFDAIEKNFEAMYPKVDVLRESGGSTKMARMISEVGKPADIMASADYVVIDKNLIPKFASWNIRFATNQMVLCYTDQSKFANEITSDNWADILLRDGVVWGHSDPNLDPCGYRSLMVLQLAEKFYKRPGLYDQFLANRPEKNVRPKSVELISLLQSGHMDYAWEYLSVAVQHGLKYVTLDSHLNLGDYTMDDFYASATVKVTGSKPGTFIERKGSSITYGITKLDKAPNSEAADAFLAYLFSPEGGLKILKDLGQPPFVPVRVGAAGMDKLPESLKPLATVAK
- a CDS encoding YidH family protein, with translation MSDASEDLRTRLARERNDMARNRTRLANRRTFLAWCRTSLAFMTFGFLLEKVDAFVAMQKLTVPPKVLTELAMLGKFAFLGGPVLMFFAGWRYYRLEKELGFDSGDLYVVPEMLLFGVILASAVIYLFI
- a CDS encoding multidrug resistance efflux transporter family protein; amino-acid sequence: MFRIILLGVLAALFFSSTFVLNRAMSLEGGHWVWSASLRYFWMLAMLLGWLAATGKARLARESVALYRSHWVFWTVAGSIGFGVFYALITFSSVFAPGWVVAATWQTTILATPLVLLGFGRRVPLKALALTALIFAGVVLVNIEQATQTGLREVLLGALPVLVAAFAYPLGNQLVWEARRGEKTYLPAIDHPAMDDPFCRVLLLTLGSLPLWFALILFTAPPLPSMGQLAQTAVVAACSGVIATSLFLVARHTASSTAELAAADCTQSMEVVFSLVGEALLLGHVMPGLLGWLGIGLTMGGLTLYITVQSRS
- the typA gene encoding translational GTPase TypA, translated to MSNKVHNNRLRNIAIIAHVDHGKTTLVDAMFKQSGLFRDGQDVDERIMDSMDLERERGITIAAKNCSISWKNTKINIIDTPGHADFGGEVERSLSMADGAILLVDASEGPLPQTRFVLKKALEQGLSLMVVINKVDRQDARPDEVLNEIYDLFIDLDASEDQLDFPLLYAIGRDGIAMDSPDERGENLHILLDMIVDKVPGPVHDPEEPFQMLVSDLSYSDYLGRLAIGKVHHGVARSNDQLLNIADGGRTVPLKVTKLQTYDGLKVVPAETCEPGDIIVIAGIEDVHIGDTICTKEAPKALPRITVDEPTVSMRFGINTSPLAGQEGKLVQTNKIRERLHKETLLNVAIQVEDTEGRDAYLVKGRGEFQMAILVEQMRREGFELSVGRPEVIFKYENGQRLEPIEHLYVDCDEAFMGIVTEKIQVRKGRMTNMVNHGTGRVRLEFSVPARALIGYRDEFLTDTKGTGIMNSYLEGYGEYRGEFTSRYTGSLVSDRSGKAVAYGLFNLEPRGRIFVVPGDPCYEGMIIGEHNRENDINVNPAKEKKLTNMRASGKDEAVVLTPVKPMTLEYALNFIKDDEEVEVTPKSIRLRKTELSALVRHREEGKKKKAKDGN
- the aspA gene encoding aspartate ammonia-lyase; protein product: MSKERIEHDSLGEVAVPADAYYGVQARRAMDNFHISGIPMSHYPRLIDALAYVKMAAAEANSSLGMLDEDKARAIARACEEILSGKLHDQFVVDVMQGGAGTSANMNANEVICNRALELMGFAKGEYDRLHPLNDVNMSQSTNDVYPSALNIALILDIRELIDAMDVLRKALKRKGEEFSDVLKMGRTQLQDAVPMTLGQEFSAWSVMIGEDMQRLDEAQLLVHEINMGATAIGTGLNSHPDYARTVTEKLVKYTTLQLVSSPDLVEATQDTGVYVQLSGVLKRAAVKLSKICNDLRLLSSGPRCGLNEINLPPMQPGSSIMPGKVNPVIPEVVNQVAFMVIGHDVTVTMASEAGQLELNVMEPVIGFSLFQSMNMLRRACLTLADKCVSGITANRERCRELVENSIGLVTALNPYIGYEKSAEIAKEAMRTGGSVYQIVLEKGYLSREELDDILRPENMVKPRYVHRR
- a CDS encoding 4Fe-4S binding protein gives rise to the protein MRPPFVKQSTLNYYRACRDKGMSLFDFIHGYVYGRWCYHYIGLAGDKDPWWRWLWVPLIFIIDRVHPFKDSPRSRTGDLGQDKATWGDAYHGKPLPLNEATKLIRLDRPVNTEIPESVLPYTRAREIILGNPEKIVLLDCPCRSGMKNPCTPIDVCLLIGDPFASFMLEHHPSRTRAITADEAVEIVRAEQARGHVSHAFFKDVMLGRFYAICNCCSCCCGAMKAHAMDIKMLCSSGYLAVVDQDKCTRCGTCAQKCQFKAIGFDKNGAFIREDRCMGCGVCTLSCAKDALTLRLAPEKGEPLEIDSLH
- a CDS encoding ABC transporter ATP-binding protein, yielding MIRLTDLTINLPGFTLDRVSLHVRKGEFFALMGSTGSGKTLVLETVAGLLRPDGGTVRIDGRDVTRLAPEERRVSLVYQDHALFPHLTVLDNVMFGQRYHGIDRREGRREARALLAELGLSRLENRRPEHLSGGEKQRTALARALACRPDVVLLDEPLSSLDPQFRGELRRTLQTVHQTTGTTFLMVTHDFTDAMILAERGAVIKDGVLHQQDTVSNIFRRPATPFAAAFVGMTNVFPATYANGLCAFAGRTFDGLPEVPRREAGFAALRPEDAFVGCKTDFPEGWQTLDGTVERLEREGFTWTAAVRCGDQMLTALVDRHMVLSRGLDAGAEVTVGFAGEHLHHMPPEG